The following proteins are co-located in the Chryseobacterium daecheongense genome:
- a CDS encoding endonuclease gives MELFTFYNVENLFLPDIKPIHKLDPTKSGLRNWDERKYNNKLFKIANVFQLIKEENGVLPFLIGLSEVSGRKVLEDLVKMDPFHSEFGIVHYNSMDERKVDVAMLYDKSKIEVIDSEAITFFFEIKNKNTEYYDTTRDVLYSKLKYKGEIINVFIAHLPSKREKDVNKPKRDFILAEIRNRILNIVNSSNEHVVLCGDFNENPDDENLTNILYDDNHNKILENPFNELFSTGNFSTFHYKSGLLFDQIILSKSFFNDQNNIGLSFQSAEIFKSEKISSRNKQFSGRPFRTYAGTRYLGGYSDHFPVFVKFKE, from the coding sequence ATGGAGCTTTTTACTTTTTATAATGTAGAAAATTTATTTTTACCGGACATAAAACCAATTCATAAATTAGATCCGACGAAATCGGGTTTGAGGAATTGGGATGAACGTAAATATAATAATAAGCTTTTCAAGATAGCAAATGTATTTCAATTGATCAAAGAAGAAAATGGGGTCTTACCATTTTTAATTGGTCTGTCCGAGGTTTCCGGAAGGAAAGTACTGGAAGATCTTGTGAAGATGGATCCTTTTCATTCTGAATTTGGAATTGTGCATTATAACTCCATGGATGAAAGAAAGGTAGATGTAGCCATGCTATATGATAAAAGCAAAATAGAAGTAATAGACTCGGAGGCTATTACATTCTTTTTTGAAATTAAAAATAAAAACACAGAATATTACGATACAACTAGAGATGTACTCTATTCAAAATTAAAATATAAAGGAGAGATTATTAATGTCTTTATCGCTCACCTTCCCTCAAAGAGAGAAAAAGATGTTAATAAGCCTAAGAGAGACTTTATATTAGCAGAAATTCGTAACAGAATTTTAAATATTGTGAATAGCAGCAATGAGCATGTTGTTTTGTGCGGCGATTTTAATGAAAATCCGGATGATGAAAATTTAACTAATATCCTTTATGATGATAATCATAATAAAATATTAGAAAATCCGTTTAATGAATTGTTTTCAACAGGAAATTTTTCTACTTTTCATTATAAATCTGGCTTATTGTTTGATCAGATTATATTGTCGAAGTCATTTTTCAATGATCAGAACAATATAGGATTGTCATTTCAAAGTGCCGAAATATTTAAATCTGAAAAGATAAGCAGCCGGAATAAACAATTTTCAGGTCGACCTTTCAGAACATATGCAGGTACGCGATATTTAGGTGGATATAGTGATCATTTTCCGGTTTTTGTAAAATTTAAAGAATAA
- the dusB gene encoding tRNA dihydrouridine synthase DusB — protein sequence MIKIGNIELPEFPLLLAPMEDVSDPPFRRLCKMHGADMMYSEFISSEGLIRDAIKSRKKLDIFDYERPVGIQIFGGDEEAMAMSARIVETVNPDLVDINFGCPVKKVVCKGAGAGVLKDIDLMVRLTKAVVSSTHLPVTVKTRLGWDSTSINIDEVAERLQETGIKALTIHARTRAQMYKGEADWEHISRIKQNPNIEIPIFGNGDIDSPEKALEYKQKYACDGVMIGRAAIGYPWIFNEIKHFFKTGEHLPEPTISDRLLAVRQHAEWSAEWKGERLGLIEMRQHYSNYFRGVPHFKEFRKKFLEVFTLAEMDALIKETQHFYEEYQEKV from the coding sequence ATGATAAAAATAGGCAACATAGAACTGCCGGAATTTCCGCTTTTACTGGCTCCTATGGAGGACGTGAGTGATCCACCATTCAGACGTTTGTGCAAAATGCATGGAGCTGATATGATGTACTCGGAGTTTATTTCTTCCGAGGGCTTAATTCGTGATGCAATAAAGAGCCGTAAAAAACTGGATATTTTCGATTATGAGAGACCAGTCGGAATACAGATTTTTGGAGGTGATGAGGAGGCTATGGCCATGTCAGCAAGAATTGTGGAAACAGTAAATCCTGATTTGGTAGATATCAATTTCGGATGCCCTGTTAAAAAAGTAGTTTGCAAAGGAGCGGGAGCTGGAGTACTAAAAGATATAGACCTGATGGTTCGTCTTACAAAAGCTGTTGTAAGCTCTACGCACCTGCCTGTAACTGTAAAGACCCGTTTAGGATGGGACAGTACTTCTATTAATATTGATGAAGTAGCAGAACGTTTACAGGAAACAGGTATTAAAGCTTTAACCATACACGCAAGAACAAGAGCCCAGATGTATAAAGGGGAAGCTGATTGGGAACATATTTCAAGAATAAAACAAAATCCTAATATTGAAATTCCTATTTTCGGAAACGGTGATATTGACTCTCCGGAAAAAGCATTGGAATACAAACAAAAATACGCTTGTGACGGTGTAATGATTGGCCGTGCCGCTATAGGATATCCATGGATTTTTAATGAAATCAAACATTTCTTTAAAACCGGAGAACATCTTCCTGAACCCACTATTTCGGATAGGTTACTGGCGGTTCGCCAGCATGCGGAATGGAGTGCGGAATGGAAAGGTGAAAGATTAGGCCTGATAGAAATGAGACAGCATTACAGCAACTATTTCCGTGGTGTTCCTCATTTCAAAGAATTCAGAAAAAAATTCCTTGAAGTATTCACTCTTGCTGAGATGGATGCTCTGATCAAAGAAACCCAACATTTCTACGAAGAATATCAGGAAAAAGTATAA
- a CDS encoding GH25 family lysozyme: MTKKKYTKKAAKNIHNKRRKNYLFRRKILLAILIVALIGTGFYLKQSISYYYALYFNKFTHKKLHNNEKETLRIQKILTDNLDKTYGFDISHYQNKEDIKWDSLSIGNKTIPLEFVVMRATMGNKNADKHFDEFWSQAKKHELIRGAYHFYRADEDPIIQANNFLANVKLETGDLPPILDIEKIPKRKTNKKLVEDLKVWCKIIEETYGTKPIIYTYYHYYKDFLKGEFDGYPLWLANYNDVPTPSPDDAWDFWQFTENGIVHGINTKVDLDMYNGSSWSMKRMTLD, from the coding sequence ATGACGAAAAAAAAGTACACCAAAAAAGCGGCCAAAAACATTCATAATAAAAGACGGAAAAACTATTTATTTCGTCGAAAGATTTTATTGGCTATTCTTATCGTAGCACTTATTGGCACAGGTTTTTACCTTAAACAATCCATCAGTTACTATTATGCTTTGTACTTTAATAAGTTTACCCATAAAAAGCTTCATAATAATGAAAAGGAAACTCTGAGAATTCAAAAAATCCTCACTGATAATCTCGATAAAACATACGGATTCGATATTTCCCATTATCAAAATAAAGAAGATATCAAATGGGATAGTTTAAGCATTGGAAACAAAACCATTCCGTTGGAATTTGTGGTTATGAGGGCTACCATGGGAAATAAAAATGCTGATAAACATTTTGATGAATTCTGGTCCCAGGCCAAAAAGCATGAGCTTATAAGAGGCGCATATCACTTTTACAGAGCAGATGAAGACCCTATTATTCAGGCTAATAACTTTCTTGCCAATGTAAAGCTGGAAACCGGAGACCTCCCTCCTATTCTGGACATTGAAAAAATTCCAAAACGAAAAACCAATAAAAAACTGGTTGAAGACCTTAAGGTATGGTGTAAAATCATAGAAGAGACATACGGTACTAAACCCATTATCTATACTTACTACCATTATTATAAAGATTTTCTGAAAGGTGAATTCGACGGATATCCTCTGTGGCTGGCAAATTATAATGATGTACCCACTCCGTCTCCTGATGACGCTTGGGATTTCTGGCAATTTACTGAAAACGGAATCGTCCACGGAATCAATACTAAAGTTGACCTGGATATGTACAATGGTAGTTCCTGGTCTATGAAAAGAATGACATTGGATTAA
- the deoC gene encoding deoxyribose-phosphate aldolase: MNIAQYLDSTYLKTPAQSGISENETLQKDIDLTQEAIDNGIFAVMIRPDYVSAIKKYILEKNSNVVVGTVIGFHEGTYSVEEKMAEATKAINDGADELDFVINYNAYLNGDVDLVKKEFIQCTALCVQHHKVAKWIIEIAALTNEQIADLTKHISEWAAENFSDQDLSSIFVKSSTGFYETTDGKPNGATFEGIRIMLDNAGRLPVKAAGGVRTPEDAEKMIGMGVKRIGTSSALSLIKNQSASEAY, from the coding sequence ATGAATATTGCCCAATATTTGGATTCAACATACCTGAAAACTCCTGCACAGTCGGGGATATCAGAAAATGAAACTTTACAGAAAGATATAGATCTTACGCAGGAAGCTATTGATAATGGTATTTTTGCAGTGATGATCCGTCCGGATTATGTATCCGCGATCAAAAAATATATTCTGGAAAAGAATTCAAATGTTGTTGTTGGTACTGTGATTGGTTTCCACGAAGGAACGTATTCTGTGGAAGAAAAGATGGCAGAAGCAACAAAGGCAATTAATGACGGAGCCGACGAACTGGATTTTGTGATTAATTATAATGCTTATCTCAATGGAGATGTAGATTTAGTAAAAAAAGAATTTATACAATGTACTGCATTATGTGTACAACATCATAAAGTAGCCAAATGGATTATTGAAATTGCCGCTTTAACCAATGAACAAATTGCAGACCTTACTAAACATATCTCAGAATGGGCAGCAGAAAATTTTTCTGACCAGGACTTATCTTCCATTTTTGTAAAGTCTTCTACCGGTTTTTATGAAACTACAGATGGAAAGCCAAATGGCGCAACCTTCGAAGGTATCAGAATAATGCTTGATAACGCCGGCAGACTTCCGGTAAAAGCAGCTGGTGGAGTAAGAACACCTGAAGATGCGGAGAAAATGATCGGGATGGGAGTAAAGAGGATAGGAACTTCTTCAGCTCTATCTTTAATCAAAAATCAGTCAGCCTCTGAAGCTTACTAA
- a CDS encoding AraC family transcriptional regulator: MRQTIPTYDLSTISDHGFIVERITDRINSSEDNLLDKGIHRDSHYIFTFLQTGHVKMMVDFKIIEAKNGHIYCVLPGQVHQGLLMNNACGWFIALNVDLVPDFVRSAFEEYLVDIMPLPVSNSESEKFNKLAQVLFESCTEEMMATKENFFIIKSLLNAYTGMFASHFLNESSHKKQKENRTLELARQFRILVRKNFITQKSASGYAEIMNISPGYLTEVISKATGKSPSYWIQQEVLIEAKRLLFFTNCTVKEIAYQLGYNDHTYFSRLFSRSEGVSPLSFRNKSKK; encoded by the coding sequence ATGAGACAGACAATTCCCACCTACGATCTCAGTACGATCTCCGATCATGGTTTTATTGTGGAAAGAATCACGGACCGAATCAACAGTTCGGAGGATAATCTTTTAGATAAAGGAATCCACAGGGATAGTCATTATATCTTTACATTTCTCCAAACCGGACATGTAAAAATGATGGTGGATTTTAAAATCATTGAGGCTAAAAACGGACATATTTACTGTGTTTTACCTGGTCAGGTCCATCAGGGCCTTCTTATGAATAATGCTTGTGGATGGTTCATTGCTTTAAACGTTGACCTGGTTCCTGACTTTGTCCGCTCAGCTTTTGAAGAATATCTCGTGGATATTATGCCTTTACCTGTAAGCAATTCCGAGTCTGAAAAATTCAACAAATTGGCTCAGGTTCTTTTTGAATCATGCACAGAAGAGATGATGGCCACAAAAGAAAATTTCTTTATCATAAAATCTTTGCTTAATGCTTATACCGGAATGTTTGCTTCTCACTTTCTGAATGAAAGCTCTCATAAAAAACAAAAAGAAAACAGAACATTAGAGTTGGCCAGACAATTCAGGATCCTGGTAAGAAAAAATTTCATTACACAGAAAAGCGCATCTGGGTATGCAGAAATCATGAACATTTCACCAGGATATTTAACTGAGGTAATCAGCAAGGCAACAGGAAAATCTCCATCATACTGGATTCAACAGGAAGTTTTGATAGAAGCTAAAAGATTATTGTTTTTCACCAATTGCACGGTTAAAGAAATAGCCTATCAGCTGGGATATAATGATCATACTTACTTTTCACGTCTCTTTTCCAGATCGGAAGGAGTCTCTCCATTATCTTTCCGTAATAAAAGCAAAAAGTAA
- a CDS encoding NAD(P)/FAD-dependent oxidoreductase, producing the protein METREKIIIIGGGFAGLQLAKTLNNKNKKVIVLDRVNHHMFQPLFYQVACGRIEPSNISFPFRKIFQRSRNIQFRLTDVKEIDPSQNKVITDEAEFRYDKLIIATGCKTNFFGNKDLEGKAFGMKNTQEAISIRNHVLMTFEKLILEKSRSDDGNWNIVIVGSGPTGVELAGAFAEMKKEILPRDYPYMNFDQLKIILVSSTEKPLAVMSDEAQNKSEKYLKDLGVTFLSGEVVTEYNGDKVMMKSGKEIPSNNVIWAAGVTGNVVEGFPEEKLIRNRYIVDRYNRVKGYDNIFAIGDIAYMETPKYPHGHPQVANVAINQAKNLGKNLLKNNESEWKEYEYKDKGSLATIGKHRAVVDLPFIKFQGFLAWYFWMFLHLMLILSVRNKLAVFFNWMWSYFNKDSSLRLIISPTKKNGTLQ; encoded by the coding sequence ATGGAAACACGCGAAAAGATCATCATCATCGGAGGAGGTTTTGCGGGGCTACAACTTGCGAAAACACTGAACAATAAAAATAAAAAAGTAATTGTTCTCGACAGGGTAAACCATCATATGTTTCAGCCGCTTTTTTATCAGGTAGCGTGTGGAAGGATTGAACCTTCCAATATTTCCTTTCCGTTCAGGAAAATTTTCCAGAGATCCAGAAATATTCAATTTCGTTTGACAGATGTTAAAGAGATCGATCCTTCTCAGAATAAAGTGATTACCGATGAAGCAGAGTTTCGTTATGATAAATTAATTATCGCAACCGGCTGTAAGACTAATTTCTTTGGGAATAAAGATCTGGAGGGTAAAGCTTTTGGAATGAAAAATACTCAGGAAGCGATTAGTATCAGAAATCATGTCTTAATGACTTTTGAGAAACTAATTCTTGAGAAAAGCAGAAGTGACGATGGAAACTGGAACATCGTTATTGTAGGTAGTGGTCCCACCGGTGTAGAGCTGGCTGGAGCCTTTGCCGAAATGAAAAAAGAAATCCTGCCGAGGGATTATCCTTACATGAATTTTGACCAGCTTAAAATTATTCTGGTCAGTTCGACGGAAAAACCACTTGCCGTAATGAGTGACGAAGCTCAGAATAAATCTGAAAAATACCTTAAGGACCTGGGGGTAACTTTTCTAAGTGGAGAAGTTGTTACCGAATATAACGGAGATAAGGTAATGATGAAAAGTGGAAAAGAAATCCCTTCGAACAATGTGATCTGGGCTGCAGGTGTTACGGGAAATGTAGTAGAAGGATTTCCTGAAGAAAAATTAATCAGAAACAGATATATAGTAGATCGATATAACAGAGTTAAAGGATACGATAACATTTTTGCGATCGGAGATATTGCTTATATGGAAACGCCTAAATATCCGCATGGTCACCCTCAGGTTGCGAATGTAGCGATAAATCAGGCAAAAAATCTGGGTAAAAATCTTTTGAAAAACAATGAAAGTGAGTGGAAAGAATACGAGTATAAAGATAAGGGTTCTTTGGCAACCATTGGAAAACATCGGGCAGTAGTAGATTTACCATTTATTAAATTTCAGGGGTTCCTGGCATGGTATTTCTGGATGTTTTTACACTTAATGCTTATTTTAAGTGTAAGAAATAAGCTGGCGGTATTTTTCAATTGGATGTGGAGCTATTTTAATAAAGATTCGTCCCTGAGGCTCATTATCTCACCTACTAAGAAAAATGGAACATTACAATGA
- a CDS encoding SIP domain-containing protein: MSSLPKWINDAVENLLPSKFKDCTVTRTTYISDDLKQITFETDLSDVYFEPAYAVGFRINDRDFRNYSPFHFDKEKGSFDILFHVHDTQAAGCHFINQLTAGDSIKMIIPRGKRFFDHEAKIHFSIGDETSLGSSIAIREAAEKTSKSFVCLHELEDPLSLEKLDLYGYYTSKNNWMAILNQINEFLHEERKAIENQEVTFYLTGNGKTMSFLRRYLKEKGVHSTNVRSQAYWIEGKKGL, from the coding sequence ATGTCTAGTTTACCAAAATGGATCAACGACGCTGTTGAAAATCTATTACCATCAAAATTTAAAGACTGTACCGTTACAAGAACTACCTATATTTCAGATGATCTTAAACAGATAACTTTTGAAACCGACCTCTCAGATGTTTACTTTGAACCTGCATATGCGGTAGGGTTCCGTATCAATGACCGGGATTTCAGAAACTATTCCCCTTTTCATTTTGATAAAGAAAAAGGAAGTTTTGATATCCTTTTCCATGTACATGACACCCAAGCTGCAGGATGTCACTTCATCAACCAACTGACAGCCGGGGATTCTATTAAAATGATTATACCGCGTGGAAAAAGATTCTTTGATCATGAGGCTAAAATTCATTTTTCAATCGGAGATGAGACTTCCCTGGGAAGTTCAATTGCCATCCGGGAGGCCGCAGAAAAAACTTCTAAATCCTTTGTTTGCCTGCATGAGCTTGAAGATCCTTTAAGCCTCGAAAAACTTGATTTATACGGCTACTATACTTCTAAAAACAACTGGATGGCAATATTAAATCAAATCAATGAATTTCTCCACGAAGAGCGAAAAGCCATTGAAAACCAAGAAGTCACGTTTTATTTGACAGGAAACGGAAAAACGATGTCCTTTTTACGCAGATATCTGAAAGAAAAAGGTGTTCATTCCACCAATGTAAGATCACAGGCTTATTGGATCGAAGGTAAAAAAGGATTATAA
- the trmD gene encoding tRNA (guanosine(37)-N1)-methyltransferase TrmD: MRIDIISVLPELMESPFQTSILRRAMEKGLVEVHFHHLREWAINKHRQIDDEPYGGGAGMVMMVEPLDKCISQLKSERSYDEVIYLTPDGVTLNQKIANSLSIKNNLIFICGHYKGIDQRVRDLHVTKEISIGDYVLTGGELAACVLADSIIRLIPGVLNDEQSALTDSFQDDLLSPPIYTRPENYKGLEVPKVLLSGNFKQIEEWRHEEAVRITKQKRPDLL, encoded by the coding sequence ATGAGAATTGATATTATAAGCGTACTTCCTGAGTTGATGGAAAGTCCATTTCAGACTTCTATTTTGAGAAGAGCAATGGAAAAAGGGTTAGTAGAAGTACATTTTCACCACCTGAGAGAATGGGCAATAAACAAGCACAGGCAAATCGATGATGAGCCTTATGGAGGAGGAGCCGGTATGGTAATGATGGTTGAGCCATTGGATAAATGCATCTCCCAACTTAAGTCAGAGAGAAGTTATGATGAAGTGATCTATCTTACCCCTGATGGGGTTACCCTTAATCAGAAAATTGCAAACTCCCTTTCTATAAAAAATAACCTGATTTTTATTTGCGGACATTATAAAGGAATAGATCAAAGAGTAAGAGATCTGCATGTTACCAAAGAAATTTCAATCGGAGATTATGTTCTAACCGGGGGAGAACTTGCGGCGTGTGTCTTGGCTGACTCTATCATCCGGCTGATTCCGGGAGTGCTTAACGATGAACAGAGTGCTTTAACGGATAGTTTTCAGGATGATCTTCTTTCACCTCCGATTTATACAAGACCGGAAAATTATAAAGGATTAGAGGTTCCCAAGGTTTTGTTAAGCGGGAATTTTAAGCAAATAGAAGAATGGAGACATGAAGAGGCCGTTAGAATAACAAAACAGAAACGTCCTGACTTGCTATAA
- a CDS encoding T9SS type A sorting domain-containing protein produces MKKIYSLFVALATTTVMSAQSVITQWNFDGNTNAATTGSGTASVFGVSNNPTFASGSPGRAWSVNGFPGQGSSSGTAGFKFEVDTSGYSAISVSLNIAGSNTSSKYFQMQYTTNGTEWFDVGNVIEIGPTSSSNWVSMNNSIPAGANNNTQFAVRIVSVFDPANSSTYTAVGPSSNYSTSGAARVDNVTISGTASTTLSVLDAGSEKFSFIKNTFIKNEGIVFGTKVKDIKIFNMYGQVIKTAKVSKNQTLDISELQKGNYIVTGIVNNQPVSQKILKD; encoded by the coding sequence ATGAAAAAGATTTATTCTCTATTTGTTGCTTTGGCAACCACAACAGTTATGTCCGCACAGTCTGTTATTACTCAATGGAATTTTGATGGAAATACAAATGCTGCCACCACAGGTTCGGGAACAGCAAGTGTTTTCGGAGTAAGTAATAATCCAACATTTGCTTCAGGGTCTCCGGGCAGAGCATGGAGTGTGAATGGGTTTCCTGGACAAGGGTCTTCATCGGGTACCGCGGGTTTCAAATTTGAAGTAGATACTTCAGGATATTCGGCAATCTCCGTATCTCTTAATATTGCGGGCTCCAATACGAGCTCAAAATATTTTCAAATGCAATACACAACCAATGGTACGGAATGGTTTGATGTAGGGAATGTAATTGAAATCGGACCTACATCATCCTCTAATTGGGTCAGCATGAATAATTCTATTCCGGCTGGAGCCAATAATAACACACAATTTGCGGTAAGGATTGTATCCGTGTTTGATCCTGCGAACAGCAGTACTTACACGGCGGTGGGTCCCTCATCAAATTACAGTACAAGCGGAGCCGCCAGGGTGGATAATGTAACCATATCCGGAACAGCATCCACTACTTTATCTGTTCTTGATGCCGGTAGTGAGAAATTTAGTTTTATAAAAAATACATTCATCAAAAATGAAGGTATTGTTTTCGGAACAAAAGTGAAGGATATCAAGATATTTAATATGTATGGACAGGTTATAAAAACAGCTAAGGTCAGTAAAAATCAGACTTTGGATATTTCTGAGCTACAAAAAGGAAATTATATTGTTACAGGTATCGTCAATAATCAACCGGTATCACAGAAAATTCTGAAAGATTAA
- a CDS encoding alpha/beta fold hydrolase, translated as MKKLNSLLFLFCVLFANAQIISGTVLSRDENRPIPYVKIGVEKENIGVISDEKGNFTIDLSKVNTSGKIRIEVPGYDSYTVGFQDFIKNSTQKIFLKEKVQHIREVKLSPKKLVDKNWGVNTKTKSVMYSVNPQFKKEDFLGETALEFNANKRSKIKNINLNVASYVSDRPVLMRYSIYSEKNGFPDKNILNEEITVKLTEDMIQSGTYTLSVDDRNIWVQGKFFIGIQFLQEFNGKVNISAALFRTGFLRKFYGEWQKVTLAAPAINIDVKVDKTGKNMEEQLEDESLADLIPDLSKYFGEADQSGYGKNQDIGKIVKVKNADLYYEVYGEGEPLVLLHGNSGSIKDFYQQIPVLSKHYKVIALDTRGQGKSTDSSKKDLTYSGFADDLKAVIDHLGLEKIHIAGWSDGGNTALEFVLKYPERVNKLVIIGANIQPDGVDKRLVNHMKTELQVLEIENNPQKFNQTRILKIMLKEPNISTGSLHKIHNPVLVIAGENDVIKKDHTELIAREIPNAKLRIYKNATHFVPFEEAQQLNEDMMKFLGK; from the coding sequence ATGAAAAAACTTAATTCCTTATTGTTCCTATTCTGTGTGTTGTTTGCTAATGCCCAGATAATTTCAGGAACTGTCCTTTCGAGAGATGAAAACCGGCCTATTCCTTATGTTAAAATAGGAGTTGAAAAAGAAAATATAGGTGTAATTTCCGATGAGAAAGGTAATTTTACTATTGACCTTTCCAAGGTGAATACTTCAGGAAAGATAAGGATAGAAGTTCCGGGATATGATAGTTATACAGTAGGTTTTCAGGATTTTATAAAAAACAGTACACAAAAGATTTTTTTAAAGGAAAAAGTACAGCATATCCGGGAAGTGAAATTGTCCCCTAAAAAGTTAGTAGATAAAAACTGGGGTGTCAATACAAAGACGAAAAGTGTCATGTACTCTGTAAATCCACAATTTAAGAAGGAAGACTTTTTGGGTGAAACAGCATTGGAATTTAATGCAAACAAAAGATCAAAAATAAAGAATATCAACCTGAATGTTGCAAGTTATGTTTCCGACAGGCCCGTGTTAATGCGTTACAGTATTTATAGTGAAAAGAATGGTTTTCCGGACAAGAACATCCTCAATGAAGAGATTACAGTAAAGCTTACAGAAGATATGATACAATCCGGAACATATACATTGAGTGTTGATGATCGTAATATTTGGGTACAGGGTAAATTTTTTATAGGAATTCAGTTTTTACAGGAGTTTAACGGTAAAGTGAATATCAGTGCCGCTCTCTTCAGAACAGGCTTCCTGAGGAAGTTTTACGGGGAATGGCAAAAAGTAACCTTAGCTGCTCCTGCGATAAATATCGATGTAAAAGTAGATAAAACAGGAAAAAACATGGAAGAACAATTGGAGGATGAGAGTCTTGCTGATCTGATTCCCGACCTTAGCAAATATTTTGGTGAGGCAGATCAATCAGGTTATGGTAAAAATCAGGACATAGGTAAAATAGTTAAAGTGAAAAATGCAGATTTATACTATGAGGTATATGGTGAAGGAGAACCACTGGTACTGCTGCATGGAAATTCAGGAAGTATTAAAGATTTTTATCAGCAGATTCCTGTTCTTTCCAAACATTACAAGGTTATTGCTTTAGATACAAGAGGTCAGGGAAAAAGTACAGATTCATCGAAAAAAGATTTGACTTATTCGGGATTTGCCGATGACCTTAAAGCGGTGATTGATCATTTAGGACTTGAAAAGATACATATAGCAGGCTGGAGTGATGGCGGGAATACAGCCTTGGAGTTTGTTCTGAAATACCCTGAACGGGTGAACAAATTAGTGATTATCGGAGCTAACATTCAGCCTGATGGTGTAGATAAGCGTCTTGTAAACCATATGAAAACAGAACTTCAGGTTTTAGAAATTGAAAATAATCCTCAAAAGTTTAATCAGACCAGGATTTTAAAGATTATGCTCAAGGAACCTAACATCAGTACAGGATCTTTACATAAAATCCATAATCCCGTGTTGGTTATAGCGGGTGAAAATGATGTGATAAAAAAAGACCATACCGAATTGATCGCCAGAGAAATTCCGAATGCAAAACTGAGGATATACAAAAATGCAACCCATTTTGTGCCGTTTGAAGAAGCTCAACAGCTGAATGAAGATATGATGAAGTTTCTGGGAAAATAA
- a CDS encoding Lrp/AsnC ligand binding domain-containing protein — MKNSTNASYHLDSIDKEIIYMLMDNAKTSLAHISKHVGISTTAVHQRIKKLEHAGVIENSISFLNPKKIGYKVISYIGIFLDQPSHYPDVVKSLKEVNEVVEAHYTTGNYTIFLKVLCKDNDHLMQILSKLQKLKGVTRTETFISLEQGISRQLKV, encoded by the coding sequence ATGAAAAATTCAACAAATGCTAGCTATCATTTAGACTCAATCGACAAAGAAATTATCTACATGCTGATGGATAATGCTAAAACTTCTTTAGCCCATATCTCAAAACATGTAGGGATTTCGACAACTGCAGTGCACCAAAGAATCAAAAAGCTTGAGCACGCGGGAGTTATTGAGAATTCTATTTCATTTTTAAATCCAAAAAAAATAGGATATAAAGTTATTTCTTATATCGGAATCTTTTTGGATCAGCCTAGCCACTACCCAGATGTAGTAAAATCTTTAAAAGAAGTTAATGAAGTAGTAGAAGCTCATTACACCACAGGAAATTATACTATTTTCCTTAAAGTTCTTTGTAAAGACAATGACCACTTGATGCAGATCCTTAGTAAACTTCAAAAGTTAAAAGGAGTAACAAGAACCGAAACATTTATATCTCTGGAACAGGGAATAAGCAGACAACTGAAAGTATAA